Proteins from one Malaya genurostris strain Urasoe2022 chromosome 2, Malgen_1.1, whole genome shotgun sequence genomic window:
- the LOC131428718 gene encoding uncharacterized protein K02A2.6-like — MHHPDTIYFVDEHPLPSVEELFANVAGGEKFTKIDLSQAYLQLEVSADDQEILTFSTHLGLYRSTRLMYGISSAPAIWQRLMEEVLNGIPGVTVFLDDVRVTGLCKYNMRINLDKCQFFADRIEYCGYLIDRDGIHKVRSKIDAMQNMPVPENKDQVRSFVGLVNYYGRFFPHLSTTIYPLNRLLQNNVIFKWTKESNDAFLKVKEEMQSERFLVHYSTELPTKPLDNVVEEVDLLEVNIIETLSIRVEDLAKSTPLDSTVKILLQGLKNGKTVDARDRFGIDQIEFALQQGCIMRGKRVSVPPELRPNVLKELHSTNFGTKRLKSLARGYVWWERIDKEIEELVRNCASCQMTRPEAVKVPLHCWETPKEPFERVHVDFAGPFMVTYFIVFVDAYKK; from the exons ATGCATCATCCGGATACTATTTACTTTG TCGATGAACACCCCCTGCCCTCCGTTGAGGAGTTGTTTGCAAATGTGGCAGGTGGTGAGAAGTTTACAAAAATTGACCTGTCTCAAGCTTATTTGCAATTAGAGGTCAGTGCGGACGATCAGGAGATTCTCACGTTCAGCACTCATTTGGGATTGTACAGATCGACAAGGCTGATGTACGGTATCAGCTCGGCACCTGCGATTTGGCAACGTTTGATGGAGGAGGTGCTGAATGGAATCCCGGGGGTAACAGTTTTTCTAGACGATGTTCGAGTTACAGGGTTATGCAAATACAACATGCGGATTAACCTTGACAAGTGTCAGTTCTTTGCTGATCGCATAGAATATTGCGGTTACTTAATCGACCGAGACGGAATACACAAGGTGCGAAGTAAAATTGATGCTATGCAGAATATGCCAGTTCCTGAGAATAAAGACCAGGTGCGTTCATTCGTTGGATTGGTCAATTACTACGGTCGATTCTTTCCACATCTGAGTACAACTATTTATCCGTTAAACCGTCTTCTACAAAATAACGTGATATTCAAGTGGACTAAGGAAAGTAACGATGCGTTCCTGAAAGTGAAGGAAGAAATGCAATCAGAACGATTCTTGGTGCATTACAGTACGGAGTTACC TACAAAGCCACTGGACAACGTAGTTGAAGAAGTCGATTTGTTAGAGGTTAATATAATCGAAACGCTTTCTATAAGAGTCGAGGATTTGGCAAAATCAACGCCTTTGGATTCAACAGTGAAAATTCTGCTACAAGggttgaaaaatggaaaaacggtAGATGCACGTGACCGTTTCGGCATCGATCAAATCGAGTTCGCCTTACAACAAGGATGCATTATGCGGGGAAAACGTGTGTCCGTCCCACCTGAGCTACGACCGAACGTATTGAAAGAATTGCACTCTACAAACTTTGGTACAAAAAGATTGAAGTCGCTCGCCAGAGGATATGTCTGGTGGGAGCGAATTGATAAGGAAATCGAGGAGCTCGTACGGAACTGTGCGAGTTGTCAAATGACTCGTCCGGAGGCTGTGAAAGTGCCGCTACACTGTTGGGAAACCCCAAAAGAACCATTCGAAAGAGTGCACGTCGATTTTGCGGGTCCATTCATGGTAACATACTTTATTGTTTTTGTTGATGCGTATAAAAAGTGA
- the LOC131432227 gene encoding zonadhesin-like, translated as MPNSTAVFLSIVLLSIVISVEAVNLRKCSPRSASAKNRTSRHTLPCGYRPPQNIICPQGSLLENNQCVLRQTYCPGGFQLVGNSCIGQTVCPPGYILSNGMCHRNPGPLDIIACEKKTEPVSCSEGYTFDGSRCMRQETRPFETRNKTTASMTSFTCPKGYDLSSDLCTRYDRESATCYRGTLHLGDCVVEAKCSSPFAMDDYGRCVKLTEKFASCPNGTVFAEGACQYPNPKCPPNYSFIGGQCVMEQTAPVQCDSSTKLVDNYCVVAEPTCLAGYTRTGNQCVQTRRDQMKCPGGSFLRESICVAREVECSPGYEFRNGYCIKYDQVPVKCPSDSRLEGEVCVSQKPLCSQDYEYDRRYGHCIRRDQRPAICDSGFVLRNGQCVSAISCESGYSFDNGECVREERGLNQCPGGTSLQRGMCVHSEPRCDIGLHLIDGVCISQDEKAPICPGGSYYYEGYCRLRNVGCRPGFELKDSQCVKESSATPECPFGFTYRRGYCLAMPQCNDGFVLEEGVCVRKHVGTITCPPESNFERGICVSDKIECLTGFVLKNGMCVRVHEISPTCPSEAEFNNGKCLLKKTTTCPFGSTVLNGACRMIETITPSCPGGSYYSNGVCHGSSVLPQVPVQPQYPSPCAGGCLQLQQPCASNWMCGSVQNCGSCGQQSYPQYVQNTQLPVCPAGYEMARGMCSRSYTIPMQCPAGYNLENNECVLSVRMTCGAGATMENERCVRYESLPGNCRAGFYMKNNRCVYMNPECSFGYSLINGKCVKIIEQPSTCPANSKKLRNFCVAQPKCRTGLELRNDVCYKVEYDVPQCPSGYVVKDEFCVATFQCAEGYTFENNKCVQRIQRSSMCPPQTRQVENYCVVPGPTCEPGFDLRNGHCTKLHRKSIICPQNSRLQEEQCVALPKCPYAYQMILDQCTRSDQIPAQCAHNFFIDNDRCVSKDVICPSGYHLDSDECVRETYEAISCPVGSTLRDKLCVVGQPICESGFKVENNQCVQHNYLMPRCPAETVMTDNLCVRNPVCPSGYRFTNSHCIKQSYATINCNAGTLINGKCVAPGPHCPDDYQFVDNRCILKEYSNPSCPDRSKLQQRNCVVDAPQCPPGFNYTNAMCLRIFTVNADCPKDYSIKGGRCVIERYTVENICPDGFSLQGTACVKLTFAAATCSAGFILENGVCVKTVCDNSPEMPPAQAYINSIGSSSITNHVSVPVVSSTVNSVDSSFIASGDSSESVAPSKPNYISDSFDAFFENIPSSNQIKYDWYPTVAAASDANETVTVGTVATESHLTANRSTEDVPTVVIEPNAEMYTCIVYSPKICTKSWGDEWECLHHEFEDIQSRYCREDGDHIYLRVNRTDYDEDNGVLIMATIASIVENYEDEDLDYETDCSNCIHGDYTCSASCYKYDCEDECYLIDVNDFCGEIPKPDKGCTREDGCRGSNCEG; from the exons ATGCCCAATTCCACGGCAGTATTCCTGTCGATTGTGCTGCTATCGATCGTCATCAGTGTGGAAGCCGTAAATTTACGAAAATGTTCACCAAGGTCAGCTTCGGCTAAAAACCGTACCAGCCGCCATACTCTACCGTGCGGCTACCGGCCACCACAGAATATCATCTGTCCACAGGGAAGTCTGCTGGAAAACAATCAGTGCGTCCTGCGGCAAACGTACTGTCCGGGTGGTTTCCAACTGGTTGGCAACTCGTGCATCGGACAAACGGTTTGTCCTCCTGGGTACATCCTCTCCAACGGTATGTGCCATCGTAATCCAGGTCCGTTGGACATAATTGCCTGTGAAAAGAAAACCGAACCTGTTAGCTGTTCCGAGGGTTACACGTTCGACGGTAGCCGTTGCATGCGGCAAGAAACTCGACCATTCGAAACGAGGAATAAGACAACGGCGAGCATGACATCGTTTACCTGCCCGAAGGGTTATGATTTAAGCAGCGATCTGTGCACTCGCTACGATCGTGAATCGGCGACATGTTATCGCGGAACTTTACACCTTGGAGATTGCGTTGTCGAGGCGAAATGCTCGAGCCCCTTCGCAATGGATGATTACGGTCGTTGCGTCAAGTTGACGGAAAAATTTGCGTCATGTCCCAATGGAACCGTGTTTGCCGAGGGGGCTTGTCAGTATCCAAATCCCAAATGTCCTCCTAATTATTCGTTCATCGGTGGACAATGCGTGATGGAGCAGACGGCTCCGGTTCAGTGTGACAGCTCTACAAAACTCGTAGACAATTATTGTGTAGTCGCAGAGCCAACTTGTCTTGCAGGCTATACCAGGACTGGAAATCAATGCGTTCAAACACGGCGCGATCAGATGAAATGTCCCGGTGGTAGTTTTCTTCGGGAAAGCATTTGCGTTGCTCGGGAAGTTGAATGTTCGCCTGGTTATGAGTTCCGCAATGGTTATTGTATTAAATATGACCAAGTACCCGTTAAATGTCCGTCGGATTCCCGCCTAGAAGGTGAAGTATGTGTTTCACAGAAACCCTTATGCAGCCAGGATTACGAATATGATCGACGGTACGGTCATTGTATCAGGCGGGATCAAAGACCTGCAATTTGCGACAGTGGATTCGTTCTTCGTAACGGGCAATGTGTTAGTGCTATTAGCTGTGAAAGTGGTTATTCTTTCGACAATGGTGAGTGCGTGCGCGAAGAGAGAGGCTTAAACCAGTGCCCAGGGGGAACGAGTTTGCAGCGGGGAATGTGTGTACATTCCGAGCCTCGATGTGATATTGGATTGCACCTAATCGATGGGGTGTGTATTAGTCAGGACGAAAAGGCACCCATTTGTCCTGGTGGCTCGTACTATTACGAAGGATATTGCCGGCTTCGTAACGTCGGATGCCGTCCAGGGTTCGAATTGAAAGATTCGCAATGTGTCAAGGAAAGTTCGGCTACACCGGAATGCCCCTTCGGATTCACGTATCGCAGAGGTTACTGCTTAGCTATGCCACAGTGCAACGATGGGTTTGTATTAGAGGAAGGAGTCTGCGTTCGGAAACACGTTGGAACGATTACCTGTCCACCGGAATCAAACTTTGAACGTGGTATATGTGTTAGTGACAAAATCGAATGCTTAACAGGTTTCGTACTAAAGAATGGAATGTGTGTTCGTGTTCATGAAATTAGTCCCACTTGTCCCTCCGAGGCAGAATTCAACAATGGAAAGTGTCTGCTGAAAAAAACGACCACGTGCCCATTTGGGTCTACAGTTTTGAACGGGGCATGCCGCATGATTGAAACAATTACTCCGAGTTGCCCTGGCGGAAGTTACTATTCGAATGGTGTCTGTCATGGGTCATCGGTGTTACCTCAGGTGCCAGTTCAACCGCAGTATCCATCCCCATGTGCAGGAGGTTGTTTGCAGCTTCAGCAACCGTGTGCTAGCAATTGGATGTGTGGAAGCGTACAAAATTGTGGATCTTGTGGTCAACAAAGTTATCCTCAGTACGTCCAGAATACTCAGTTGCCAGTTTGTCCAGCGGGCTATGAAATGGCTCGGGGTATGTGCAGTCGAAGCTACACCATACCAATGCAATGCCCGGCGGGTTATAATCTAGAAAACAATGAATGTGTCCTCAGTGTTCGAATGACTTGTGGTGCTGGGGCCACAATGGAGAACGAACGCTGTGTTCGGTACGAGTCATTGCCCGGAAACTGTCGAGCTGGGTTCTACATGAAGAACAACCGTTGCGTCTACATGAACCCGGAATGTAGCTTCGGCTATAGTCTCATAAAcggaaaatgtgtaaaaataatagaaCAGCCATCGACATGTCCAGCTAATTCGAAAAAACTGAGAAACTTCTGCGTTGCACAACCGAAATGTAGAACAGGATTAGAACTGCGCAATGATGTCTGCTACAAGGTGGAGTACGACGTACCGCAGTGCCCTTCTGGTTATGTCGTGAAGGATGAGTTTTGCGTGGCAACGTTTCAATGTGCAGAAGGTTACACATTCGAGAACAACAAGTGTGTTCAAAGAATACAACGGTCATCGATGTGTCCACCACAAACCAGACAAGTGGAAAACTACTGTGTTGTTCCCGGACCGACATGTGAACCTGGTTTCGATCTGAGGAATGGACACTGCACCAAACTACACCGTAAATCAATCATCTGCCCACAAAACAGTCGGCTTCAGGAGGAACAGTGCGTAGCATTGCCAAAATGTCCGTAcgcttatcaaatgattttgGACCAATGTACTCGCTCGGATCAGATACCAGCTCAATGTGCTCATAATTTCTTCATCGATAATGACAGATGCGTTTCGAAGGATGTCATCTGTCCGAGTGGTTATCATTTGGATAGCGATGAGTGTGTTCGCGAAACCTACGAAGCTATTTCCTGTCCGGTTGGGTCAACACTTCGCGATAAGCTATGCGTCGTTGGACAACCGATTTGTGAATCAGGTTTCAAAGTAGAAAACAATCAGTGTGTACAACACAATTATTTAATGCCTCGCTGTCCAGCGGAAACTGTAATGACCGATAATCTGTGTGTGCGAAATCCGGTCTGTCCTTCGGGTTATCGCTTTACCAACAGTCACTGTATAAAACAGTCTTACGCTACTATTAACTGCAACGCTGGAACACTGATCAATGGAAAATGCGTAGCACCGGGCCCCCATTGTCCAGATGATTATCAATTCGTAGACAATCGATGCATCCTGAAAGAGTATTCCAATCCATCTTGTCCGGATCGTTCGAAACTTCAGCAGAGAAATTGTGTAGTTGACGCTCCACAGTGTCCACCCGGATTCAACTACACTAATGCCATGTGTTTGAGAATATTCACCGTTAATGCTGACTGTCCTAAAGATTACTCAATTAAAGGAGGACGATGCGTTATCGAACGGTACACTGTGGAAAATATTTGCCCGGATGGATTCAGCTTGCAGGGTACTGCTTGTGTGAAGTTGACGTTTGCCGCTGCAACTTGCTCTGCCGGATTCATCCTGGAGAATGGAGTATGCGTAAAAACGGTTTGCGACAACAGTCCGGAGATGCCTCCTGCTCAAGCCTACATAAATTCAATTGGTTCTTCTTCGATTACTAATCATGTTTCAGTTCCCGTCGTATCCAGCACCGTTAACTCAGTTGATTCTTCGTTCATTGCTTCAGGCGATTCTTCGGAAAGTGTTGCTCCGTCCAAACCGAATTATATATCAGATAGCTTCGATGCCTTCTTCGAAAATATTCCCAGCTCCAATCAGATTAAATACGACTGGTACCCTACTGTTGCTGCTGCTTCTGACGCGAATGAAACCGTAACAGTTGGTACGGTCGCAACCGAATCTCATCTGACAGCAAACCGCTCCACCGAAGATGTACCTACGGTAGTTATCGAACCGAATGCCGAAATGTACACCTGTATTGTGTATTCGCCCAAAATTTGCACTAAATCTTGGGGCGATGAATGGGAATGCTTGCATCACGAATTCGAAGATATCCAGTCTCGTTACTGCCGGGAGGATGGGGATCATATCTATTTGAGAGTGAACCGAACCGATTACGACGAGGACAACGGAGTGCTGATTATGGCTACCATTGCTTCTATTGTTGAAAATTATGAGGATGAGGACCTCGACTATGAAacag ATTGTTCAAACTGTATTCACGGTGATTACACGTGTTCAGCTAGCTGTTACAAGTATGATTGTGAGGATGAGTGCTACCTGATTGATGTCAATGATTTTTGTGGTGAAATTCCAAAACCGGACAAGGGCTGCACCAGGGAGGACGGCTGTCGAGGAAGTAATTGTGAGGGATAA